A stretch of DNA from Candidatus Pseudomonas phytovorans:
CTCGCCGACGAAGACAGCGGCACCACCCAGCCGCTGAATGCGCGCTTCCGCCTGCATGACGGCTACATCGAAGCCGCCAACCCGAACGTGTTCAAACGCACACCGTTCGCCATGCTGGAAATCTTCGTGCTGATGGCCCAGCACCCCGAAATCAAGGGCGTGCGCGCCGATACAGTGCGCCTGCTGCGTGAACACCGGCACCTGATCGACGACACCTTCCGCACCGATATCCGCAACACCAGCCTGTTCATCGAGCTGTTCAAGTGCGAAATCGGCATCCACCGCAACCTGCGGCGGATGAACCGCTACGGCATCCTTGGCCGCTACCTGCCGGAGTTCGGCCTGATCGTCGGGCAGATGCAGCACGACCTGTTCCACATCTACACGGTCGATGCGCATACCCTCAACCTCATCAAGCACCTGCGCAAGCTGCAGTACACGCCGGTGTCCGAGAAATTCCCGCTGGCCAGCAAGCTGATGGGGCGCCTGCCCAAGCCCGAGCTGATCTACCTGGCCGGCCTTTACCACGACATCGGCAAGGGCCGGCAGGGCGACCATTCCGAGCTGGGCGCGGTGGATGCGCAGAAGTTCTGCGAGCGCCACCAGCTGCCGGCATGGGACAGCCGGCTGATTGTCTGGCTGGTGCAGAATCACCTGGTGATGTCGACCACTGCCCAGCGCAAGGACTTGTCCGACCCGCAGGTGATCAACGACTTTGCCCTGCACGTGGGCGACGAGACGCGCCTGGATTACCTGTATGTGCTGACCGTGGCCGACATCAACGCCACCAACCCCAGCCTGTGGAACTCGTGGCGGGCCAGCCTGCTGCGCCAGCTTTACAGCGAGACCAAGCGCGCCCTGCGCCGCGGCCTGGAAAACCCGCTGGACCGCGAAGAGCAGATTCGCCAGACCCAGTCTGCGGCGCTGGACATACTGGTCCGCGAGGGTACCGACCCGGACGACGTCGAGCAGCTGTGGTCGCAACTGGGCGACGACTACTTCCTCAAGCACAACGCCGCCGACGTGGCCTGGCACACCGATGCGATCCTGCAACAACCGGCCGATGGCGGGCCGCTGGTGCTGATCAAGGAAACCACCCAGCGCGAGTTCGAAGGCGGCACGCAGATTTTCATCTACGCCCCCGACCAGCATGACTTCTTCGCCGTGACGGTGGCCGCCATGTCGCAGCTGAACCTGAACATTCATGACGCGCGGATCATCACCTCGAGCAGTCAGTTCACCCTCGACACCTACATCGTGCTGGACAACGACGGCGGCTCGATCGGCGACAACCCGCAGCGGGTCAGGCAGATTCGAGACGGCCTGACCGAAGCGCTGCGCAACCCCGAGGACTACCCGACCATCATCCAGCGCCGGGTACCGCGCCAGCTCAAGCACTTCGACTTCCCGCCGCAGGTCACCATCCTCAACGATGCCCAGCGGCCAGTGACCATCCTGGAGATCACCGCACCCGACCGCCCAGGCCTGTTGGCCCGGTTGGGGCGCATCTTCCTGGAGTTCGACCTGTCGCTGCAGAACGCCAAGATCGCCACGCTCGGCGAGCGGGTGGAAGACGTGTTCTTCATTACCGATGCCGACAACCAGCCGCTGTCCGACCCGCAGCTGTGCAGCCGCCTGCAGGAGGCCATCGTCCAGCAGTTGCAGGCCGGCCAAGGTAGCGACACCAGCCCGACCCGCGTGACCTTTTAACGATTAGACGATTGACGAGACTTAGCGCCGATGAACAACGCCCTGACCCAGCTTCAGCCCTACCCGTTCGAAAAGCTCCGCGCCCTGCTGGGCACTGTGAAGCCTGCTGCGGACAAACGCGCCATCGCCCTGTCGATCGGTGAGCCGAAGCACGCATCGCCGGCGTTCGTCGCCCAGGCCATGGCCGACAACCTCGACAAGCTGGCGGTATACCCCAGCACCCTCGGCCTGCCTGCCCTGCGTCAGGCCATCGGCCAGTGGTGCGAGCGCCGCTTTGGCGTGCCAGCCGGCTGGCTGGACGCCGACCGCCACATCCTGCCGGTCAACGGCACCCGTGAAGCGCTGTTCGCCTTCACCCAGGCCGTGGTCAACCGCGCCGATGACGGCCTGGTGGTCAGCCCCAACCCGTTCTACCAGATCTACGAAGGCGCAGCGCTGCTGGCCGGGGCTACCCCGCACTACCTGCCATGCCTGGAAAACAACGGTTTCAACCCCGACTTCGACGCCGTGCCGGCAGAAGTTTGGAAGCGTTGCCAGATCCTGTTCCTGTGCTCACCAGGCAACCCCACCGGCGCACTGGTGCCGATGGACACCCTGAAAAAGCTGATTGCCCTGGCTGACGAACACGACTTCGTGATCGCCGCCGACGAGTGCTACAGCGAGCTGTACTTTGACGAAGACGCGCCACCACCGGGCCTGCTGAGCGCGTGCGCCGAGCTGGGCCGTAGTGACTTCAAGCGTTGCGTGGTATTCCACAGCCTGTCCAAGCGCTCCAACCTGCCGGGCCTGCGCTCGGGCTTCGTGGCCGGCGATGCCGAGATCATCAAGCCGTTCCTGCTGTACCGCACCTACCACGGCTGTGCCATGCCGGTGCAAACCCAGCTGGCCAGCATCGCTGCCTGGCAGGACGAGGCGCATGTGCGCGAGAACCGCGACCAGTACCGCGCCAAGTACGATGCCGTGCTGGACATCCTGCAACCGGTGCTGGACGTGCAACGCCCGGATGGCAGCTTCTACCTGTGGGCCAAGGTGCCGGGCGACGATGCCGTGTTCACCCGTGACCTGTTCGAAGCCCAGCATGTGACGGTAGTGCCAGGCTCTTACCTGTCGCGTGAGGTCGATGGCGTGAACCCGGGCGCCGGGCGCGTGCGCATGGCGCTGGTTGCACCGCTGGCCGAGTGCATCGAGGCGGCAGAGCGGATTCGCGCCTTCCTGCAAAGTCGTTGATAACCCCATTCGCGGGCATGCCCGCGAATGGTCTGAAACCGGTCTATCTGACCTGCCCCAGGTTGGCCTCACTCATATCCAGCTCACCCAGTACTTGCCGTACCACCTCATCCCCGACCAGATGCTGGCGATGCAGGTTGTACAGTTCCAGCCGCTGCGCCCTTAGCGCACGCAAGCGCAAGCGCCGTTCCAGCAAGTCCATCTGTTCGGCCAGCGCCTTGGCCTCGGCACTGTCGTTGTAGCTGTTCAGCTCATCCCGATACTCCGCCATCAACCGCGCCTTCAACTCGGTCGCCAAGGTCGCCTGCGCAGCATCCTGCGGGGCATTGGCGTCGATCACTTCCTCCGCTTCAAGGGCATGGATCGCCGCCTCGGCCGTACGCCGCCAGGCTTCCTGCACTTCCTGGTGCAAGCGCTCGTCCGGGCTTTTGGTCACGCCACGCAGCAATATCGGCAGCGCAATGCAGGCGCTGATCAACGACAGCAGGATTACCCCGGCGGCAATGAAGATCAGCAAGTCGCGCTCAGGGAAAGCCTTGCCCGCGCCCATCAGCAACGGCACCGACATCACACCCGCCAGGGTTACCGCACCGCGCACACCGCCCAAGGTCAGCAACCAGCAGGAGCGCGCTGTAGGCATCAGCACCAGCGCCGGTTTGCCGCGCCAGCGGCGCACCACGCCGATGGCGCGCCAGATGCTCTGCACCCAGATGAACCGCAACAGGATCAGCGCAGCAAAGATCGCCACCACGTCCAGGCAACGGTAGGCCAGGGTCGGCCACACGGTGGCTTCGTGGCTGACCACCGCCTTGATGATGTCCGGCAATTGCAGGCCGAGCAGCAGGAAGATCAGGCCATTGAAGGCGAACTCCAGCAAAGACCAGACGCTGCGGTTGAGCAGGCGGGTACTGGTCTGGCGGGGTAGCAGGTCGAGCCAGCTCTGCATCATGCCAGCCGCCACTGCCGAAAGAATGCCCGACACGCCCAGGCGTTCGGCCAACACGTAGGCGGCGAACGGCAGCAACAACATGAACACCACGTGGGTGGCGGGGTCGTCCCAGCCACGGGCGATCATCCAGGTGCGCAGGCGACCTACCAGCCAGCTGAGGCCCACACCCACCGCCAGGCCGCCAAGCGCTACCAGAACGAAACTGAAGCTTGCATCGGTCAGCGAGAACACCCCGGTGATCGCCGCCGCCAGGGCGAACTTGAACGTCACCAGGCCCGATGCATCGTTCATCAGCGCCTCACCCTGCAACATGTGCATCAGCGGGGTGGGCAGGCGGTCCTGGGCGATGGCAGAAACCGCCACAGCGTCGGTTGGCGACAGCACCGCCGCCAGGGCGAAGGCCACCGGCAGCGGGATACTCGGCAGCAGCCAGTGAATGAAGTAGCCGGCCCCGACCACGGTGAACAGCACCAACCCGACAGCCAGCGCTACCACGGGTCCGCGAATGCGCCACAACTCACGCTTGGGGATGCGCCAGCCGTCGGCAAACAGCAACGGCGGCAAAAACAGGAACAGGAACAACTCGGGGTCCAGGGCCACATGCAGGCCCAGTGTTGGCAAGGCCAGCAAGGCACCGGCAGCGATCTGCACCAGCGGCAAGGGCAGCGGAATCATGCGGCCGACCAGCTTCGACAGGCTGACCAGCGTCAGCAGGATGAGGACGGTGTAGGCGGACTGCATCCGGTAAGGCTTCCTTTGTGAACCAGAAACGATAGCAAGGCGAAACATCGCCATTGAAACAATATGTTAGCGGGGATGGGCGAACCGGGGCCGCTGCACGATAGTCGCAGGTGACGGGGGAATGTGTAACATGATGATACTTCGTTTTGGGGCTGAGGCAGGATGGACCTCGTATTGTCCAAGGGTGCATGCCTGGAGGTTTGCAGTGTGTCGGAGATCGAGCGCCGCCCGCGCGGCGCTTCGCGGGGCAAGCCCGCTCCCACATCTGTTTCGGGCCAGTATTGCCTGCACCATTGGCGCGCGCGCCCTTGTTTGCCCCACACGATATCGAAATGGACGCTAAAAGGGGCCGCGCGCTGCGGGCACAGGACAGATTGGCCCGAAACAGATGTGGGAGCGGGCTTGCCCCGCGAAGCGCCGCGCGGGCGGCGCTCGATCTCACAGGCGGTGCAAGACTCAAGGCAAGCACACCCGTGGCGCTCACTCTTTCGTTCCCGCATAATCGCGCGACTGAAATCGAAAAACGGAGAAATTGGGGCAACCTGTATCCCCAATGCACACAATGACCTACACGCTCTACGGCATCAAAGCCTGTGACACCATGAAAAAGGCGCGTACCTGGCTCGAAGACAAAGCCATCGCCTACGAATTCCACGATTACAAAACCCAAGGCATCGACCGTGACAGCCTGAACCGCTGGTGCGACGAACACGGCTGGGAAGTCATCCTCAACCGTGCCGGCACCACCTTCCGCAAGCTGGACGACGCCAGCAAGGCAGACCTCGACCAGGCCAAGGCCGTCGAGCTGATGCTGGCCCAGCCGTCGATGATCAAACGTCCGGTGCTGGACCTTGGCGCGCGCACCCTGGTCGGCTTCAAGCCCGACCTGTACGCCGCTGCCCTGGCCTGAGCCCCTACCCTATTTCGCACGAGGTAATCACATGTCCAATACCCTGTTCAGCCTGGCCTTCGGTGTCGGCTCCCAGAACCGCCAGGGCGCCTGGCTGGAAGTGTTCTACGCACAACCACTGCTCAACCCGAGCGCCGAGCTGGTCGCCGCCGTAGCCCCTGTTCTCGGTTATGAAGGTGGCAACCAGGCCATCGCCTTCAGCAACGGCCAGGCCGCACAGCTGGCCGAAGCCCTGAAAGGCGTGGATGCTGCCCAGGCCGCCCTGCTGACCCGCCTGGCCGAGAGCCACAAGCCGCTGGTCGCCACCCTGCTGGCCGAAGACGCTGCCCTGAGCTCCACCCCAGAGGCCTACCTCAAGCTGCACCTGCTGTCGCACCGCCTGGTCAAGCCGCACGGCGTGAGCCTGGCCGGCATCTTCCCGCTGCTGCCGAACGTGGCCTGGACCAACCGTGGCGCAGTGGACCTGGCCGAACTGGCCGAGCTGCAACTGGAAGCGCGCCTGAAAGGCGAGCTGCTGGAAGTGTTCTCGGTGGACAAGTTCCCGAAAATGACCGACTACGTGGTCCCGGCCGGCGTACGCATCGCCGACACCGCCCGTGTGCGCCTGGGCGCCTACATTGGCGAAGGCACCACCATCATGCACGAAGGCTTCGTCAACTTTAACGCTGGCACCGAAGGCCCGGGCATGATCGAAGGCCGTGTGTCCGCTGGCGTGTTCGTCGGCAAGGGCTCGGACCTGGGCGGCGGTTGCTCGACCATGGGCACCCTGTCCGGTGGCGGCAACATCGTCATCAAGGTGGGCGAAGGCTGCCTGATCGGCGCCAACGCCGGTATCGGCATCCCGCTGGGCGACCGCAACACCGTTGAAGCCGGCCTGTACATCACCGCAGGCACCAAGGTGAACCTGCTGGACGAGAACAACGAGCTGGTCAAAGTGGTCAAGGCCCGCGACCTGGCCGGCCAGACCGACCTGCTGTTCCGCCGCAACTCGCTGAACGGCGCAGTGGAGTGCAAGACCCACAAGTCGGCCATCGAGCTGAACGAGGCGTTGCACGCCCACAACTGAGAACCTTTGCAGGTTTGAAGTGTTAAGATCGGGTCTGGCGTTAGCACGCCAGACCCGATTTTCATTCCAGGCCCCGTGAACATGTTCCAGCCCTCCCCCTGGCGTGCCGACTTCCCCGCCATCGCCGCCCTGCAACGGCAGCACCAGACCTACCTGGACAGCGCCGCCACTACCCAAAAGCCGCAAGCCCTGATCGATGCCCTAAGCCATTACTACGGCCATGGCGCGGCCAACGTGCACCGTGCCCAGCATCTGCCCGGGGCCCTGGCAACCCAGGCCTTCGAAACCAGCCGCGACAAGGTCGCTGCCTGGTTGAATGCCGCAGACTCACGGCAGATCGTGTTCACCCACGGAGCCACCTCGGCGCTGAACCTGCTGGCCTACGGCCTGGAGCACCGCTTCGAGGCTGGTGACGAAATCGCCATCAGCGCCCTGGAGCACCATGCCAACCTGCTGCCATGGCAACAGCTGGCACACCGACGCAACCTGCGCCTGGTGGTGCTGCCGCTGGATGCCCATGGCCGCATCGATCTGAACCAGGCACTCCAGCTGATAGGCCCACGCACCCGGGTGCTGGCGGTCAGCCAGCTGTCCAACGTGCTGGGCACCTGGCAGCCGCTGCCGGCCCTGCTTTCCCATGCCCGCGCCCAGGGCGCGTTGACGGTGGTCGACGGTGCCCAGGGTGTGGTGCATGGTCGCCATGATGTGCAGCAACTGGGTTGCGACTTCTATGTGTTCTCCAGCCACAAGCTGTACGGCCCGGACGGTGTCGGTGTGCTCTATGGCCGCAGCCAGGCCCTGGGACTGCTGCGGCACTGGCAATACGGCGGCGAGATGGTGCAGTTGGCCGAGTACCAGAGCGCCAGCTTCCGCCCGGCACCGTTGGGGTTCGAGGCGGGCACGCCGCCAATCGCCAGCGTGATCGGCCTGGGCGCAACTCTGGATTATCTGGCCAGCCTCGACACCCAGGCTGTCGAAGCCCACGAAACCAGCCTGCACCAACACCTGCTGCGCGGCCTGGCCGACCGTGAGGGCGTGCGGATACTGGGGGCCCCACACACGGCGCTGGCCAGCTTCGTCATCGAGGGCGTGCACAACGCTGATATTGCGCACCTGCTCACCGAACAGGGCATTGCCGTGCGCGCGGGGCATCATTGCGCCATGCCGTTACTGAAAGGGCTGGGACTGGAGGGTGCAATCCGCGTGTCGTTGGGCCTGTACAACGACAGCGATGACTTGCAGCGCTTCTTCGACGCACTGGATCAAGGCCTGGAGTTGTTGCGATGAGCCTGCCGGAACAGGCGCTTCAGGCGCTGGATGCTTTTCAACAGGGTAAAGGCTGGGAGCAGCGGGCGCGGCTGTTGATGCAGTGGGGCGACCGCCTGGCGTCGCTGGATGACGCTGAAAAGACTGAGGTGAACCGGGTGCACGGCTGCGAGAGCCTGGTCTGGCTGGTGGCCGAGCAGGTCGAGGGGCTGTGGCAGTTCAAGGCCAGCAGCGATGCCCGTTTGTTGCGCGGGCTGCTGGCGTTGTTGCTGGTGCGGGTGCAGGGGCTGGCCAGTGATGAGCTGGCCGGGCTGGATCTGCGAGAGTGGTTCACCCAACTGGGGCTTGAGCGCCAGCTTTCGCCGTCGCGCAGCAATGGGCTGCATGCTGTGTTGCAGCGGATGGCGGAGCTGAGTCACAGCCGCTAAAGCAGTGACTCTGTGGGAGCGGGCTTGTCCCGCGAACACCGGCGCAGCCGGTGCCATGCATCGCGCTGCCTGCTTCGCGGGGCAAGCCCGCTCCCACAATGGCCCCTTACTCAGGTTTGGCACGCTCCGACGGCCGTCGCGCCCCGGCGACCAGCTTCTCGATCGCCTTGCTCGCCGCCACCATGCCAAAGGTCGCGGTCACCATCATCACCGCGCCAAAGCCACCCGAGCAGTCCAGCCGCACACCCTCGCCAACGAAGCTCTTCTGCAGGCAGACACTGCCATCACCCTTGGGGTAACGCAGCTGCTCGCTTGAAAACACGCACGGCACGCCATAGTTGCGGCTGACGTTGCGCGAGAAGTTGTAGTCGCGGCGCAAGGTGGAGCGCACCCGCGAGGCCAGCGGATCATTGAAGGTCTTGTTCAGGTCGGCGATCTGGATCTGTGTCGGATCGATCTGCCCACCCGCGCCACCCGTGGTAACGATGGCGATCTTGCGCCGCCGGCACCAGGCAATCAAAGCCGCCTTGGCCATGACGCTGTCAATGCAGTCGATCACACAGTCCAGGTGCTCGTGGATGTGCTCGGCCATGGTTTCACGGGTGACGAAGTCGGCCACCGCATGCACCGTGCACGCCGGGTTGATCGCCCGCAAGCGCTCGGCCATGACCTCGACCTTGGGCCGCCCCACCTGGCCTTCCAGGGCATGGGCCTGGCGGTTGGTGTTGCTGACACAGACGTCGTCCAGGTCAAACAGACTGATTTCGCCCACGCCGCTGCGGGCCAGCGCTTCGGCCGCCCACGAGCCTACCCCGCCAATGCCGACCACGCCCACGTGGGCCTGGCCCAGGCGCTGCAACCCCTGGTCGCCATACAGCCGGGCAACACCGGCGAAGCGTGGATCTTCTGTGCTCATGTTCATACCCCAAAAAACCGGCGCGCATTATATGCCAGCGGGCCCATGGCCTGCATCGTTAGGAAAGAGACTACCAACCCTGCTTTAATGTCCTATCACTTCGACACAAATGGACGACAATGTCTTCACGTAAATTCGGCCTGAACCTGGTTGTGGTGCTGGCCATCGCCGCGCTGTTCACCGGGTTCTGGGCACTGATCAACCGCCCGGTTTCCGCCCCCGCCTGGCCAGAGCAGATCTCTGGCTTCTCGTATTCGCCGTTCCGCCTGGGTGAAAGCCCGCAGAAAGGCCAGTACCCCACTGACGACGAGATGCGCCAGGACCTGGAACAGTTGAGCAAACTGACCGACAGCATCCGCATCTACACCGTGGAGGGCACCCAGGCCGACATCCCTCGCCTGGCCGAGGAGTTTGGCCTGCGGGTGACGCTGGGGATCTGGATCAGCCCGGACCTGGAACGCAACGAGCGCGAAATCGCCACGGCCATCCAGTTGGCCAACACCTCGCGCAGCGTGGTGCGGGTGGTAGTCGGCAACGAGGCGCTGTTCCGTGAAGAAGTCACCCCGGAAAACCTGATCAAGTACCTGGACCGGGTCCGCGCCGCTGTCAAGGTACCGGTGACCACCAGCGAGCAGTGGCACATCTGGAAGGAAAACCCCGAGATTGCCAAGCACGTCGACCTGATTGCCGCGCACATCCTGCCCTACTGGGAGTTTGTGAAGATGAAGGATTCGGTCGAGTTCGTGCTCGACCGCGCCCGTGAGCTGAAGCACCTGTTCCCGCGCAAACCCCTGCTGCTGTCAGAGGTCGGCTGGCCAAGCAATGGCCGCATGCGCGGTGGTGCCGATGCCAGCCAGGCCGATCAGGCCATTTACCTGCGCACCTTGGTCAACACCCTCAACCGCCGCGGCTACAACTACTTTGTCATCGAAGCCTATGACCAGCCGTGGAAAGCCAGCGACGAAGGCTCGGTAGGCGCCTACTGGGGCGTGTACAACGCCGAGCGCCAGCAAAAGTTCAACTTCGACGGCCCGGTGGTGGCGATCCCGCAATGGCGCGCCCTGGCGGTGGCCTCGGTGGTGCTGGCGATGATCGCCCTGATGGTGCTGTTCATCGACGGCTCGGCCCTGCGCCAGCGCGGCCGCACGTTCCTCACGTTCATCACCTTCCTGTGCGGGTCGGTGCTGGTGTGGATTGCCTACGACTACAGCCAGCAATACAGCACCTGGTTCAGCCTGACCGTGGGCGTGCTGCTCGCCCTTGGCGCGCTGGGCGTATTCATCGTGCTGCTGACCGAGGCCCATGAACTGGCCGAAGCAGTCTGGATACACAAGCGCCGACGCGAGTTCCTGCCGGTGCAGGCCGACAGTGCCTACCGGCCCAAAGTCTCGGTGCATGTGCCGTGCTACAACGAGCCGCCCGAGATGGTGAAACAGACCCTCGACGCCCTGACGGCGCTGGACTACCCCGACTACGAAGTGCTGGTGATCGACAACAACACCAAGGACCCGGCCGTGTGGGAGCCGCTGAAGGCTCACTGCGAGAAGCTCGGCGAGCGCTTCAAGTTCTTCCACGTCGCGCCACTGGCCGGCTTCAAGGGCGGCGCGCTGAACTACCTGCTCCCGCACACCGCCAAGGACGCCGAGGTGATCGCGGTAATCGACTCGGACTACTGCGTCGACCGCAACTGGCTCAAGCACATGGTGCCGCACTTCGCCGACCCGAAAATTGCCGTAGTGCAGTCGCCCCAGGACTACCGCGACCAGCACGAAAGCGCCTTCAAGAAACTGTGCTACAGCGAGTACAAGGGCTTCTTCCACATCGGCATGGTCACGCGCAACGACCGTGACGCCATCATCCAGCACGGCACCATGACCATGACCCGGCGCACGGTACTGGAAGAACTGGGCTGGGCAGAATGGTGCATCTGCGAAGATGCCGAACTGGGCCTGCGCGTGTTCGAGAAGGGCCTGTCGGCCGCCTACGCCCATAACAGCTATGGCAAGGGCCTGATGCCCGACACCTTCATCGACTTCAAGAAGCAGCGTTTCCGCTGGGCCTACGGCGCCATTCAAATCATCAAGCACCACGCCAGCGCATTGTTGCGCGGCAAGGGCAGCGAGCTGACCCGTGGCCAGCGCTATCACTTCCTGGCCGGCTGGCTGCCGTGGGTCGCCGACGGCATGAACATCTTCTTCACCATCGGCGCACTGCTGTGGTCGGCGGCGATGATCATCGTGCCGCACCGTGTCGACCCACCGCTGATGATCTTCGCCATCCCGCCGCTGGCGCTGTTCTTCTTCAAGGTGGGCAAGATCATCTTCCTGTACCGCCGTGCAGTAGGCGTGAACCTGAAGGACGCCTTCGCCGCAGCGCTGGCCGGGCTCGCACTGTCGCATACCATCGCCAAGGCGGTGCTGTATGGCTTTTTCACCAGCAGCATGCCGTTTTTCCGCACACCAAAGAATGCCGACAGCCATGGGCTGCTGGTGGCACTTTCCGAAGCGCGCGAAGAGCTGTTCATCATGTTGCTGTTGTGGGGCGCGGCGCTGGGCATCTACCTGGTGCAGGGGCTGCCGAGTTCGGACATGCGCTTCTGGGTGGCGATGCTGCTGGTGCAGTCGCTGCCGTACGTGGCGGCGCTGGTGATGGCCCTACTGTCCTCGCTGCCCAAGCCAGTGGAGAAGGCTGCCGAGCCGCAACAGGCTTGAGATTGCCGGGGCTGCTTTGCAGCCCTTCGCGGGCTTGCCCGCTCCCACAGGTTTCGCGTTGAGTGCGGGCATGCGCAATTTCTGTGGGGGCGGGCAA
This window harbors:
- a CDS encoding glycosyltransferase, with the translated sequence MSSRKFGLNLVVVLAIAALFTGFWALINRPVSAPAWPEQISGFSYSPFRLGESPQKGQYPTDDEMRQDLEQLSKLTDSIRIYTVEGTQADIPRLAEEFGLRVTLGIWISPDLERNEREIATAIQLANTSRSVVRVVVGNEALFREEVTPENLIKYLDRVRAAVKVPVTTSEQWHIWKENPEIAKHVDLIAAHILPYWEFVKMKDSVEFVLDRARELKHLFPRKPLLLSEVGWPSNGRMRGGADASQADQAIYLRTLVNTLNRRGYNYFVIEAYDQPWKASDEGSVGAYWGVYNAERQQKFNFDGPVVAIPQWRALAVASVVLAMIALMVLFIDGSALRQRGRTFLTFITFLCGSVLVWIAYDYSQQYSTWFSLTVGVLLALGALGVFIVLLTEAHELAEAVWIHKRRREFLPVQADSAYRPKVSVHVPCYNEPPEMVKQTLDALTALDYPDYEVLVIDNNTKDPAVWEPLKAHCEKLGERFKFFHVAPLAGFKGGALNYLLPHTAKDAEVIAVIDSDYCVDRNWLKHMVPHFADPKIAVVQSPQDYRDQHESAFKKLCYSEYKGFFHIGMVTRNDRDAIIQHGTMTMTRRTVLEELGWAEWCICEDAELGLRVFEKGLSAAYAHNSYGKGLMPDTFIDFKKQRFRWAYGAIQIIKHHASALLRGKGSELTRGQRYHFLAGWLPWVADGMNIFFTIGALLWSAAMIIVPHRVDPPLMIFAIPPLALFFFKVGKIIFLYRRAVGVNLKDAFAAALAGLALSHTIAKAVLYGFFTSSMPFFRTPKNADSHGLLVALSEAREELFIMLLLWGAALGIYLVQGLPSSDMRFWVAMLLVQSLPYVAALVMALLSSLPKPVEKAAEPQQA